A window from Nitrosopumilus adriaticus encodes these proteins:
- a CDS encoding YHS domain-containing protein — protein sequence MPVDPVCGIELDEELALLHEYGGKKFYFCCNGCRRIFIKKPRKYKNNT from the coding sequence GTGCCAGTAGATCCTGTATGTGGAATTGAACTTGATGAGGAGCTTGCATTACTTCATGAATATGGTGGAAAAAAATTCTATTTTTGTTGTAATGGTTGTAGACGAATTTTTATCAAAAAACCTCGTAAATACAAAAATAATACCTAG